In the genome of Armatimonadota bacterium, the window AGATGCTTTGAGGGCCATTTTCGATGTAGTGTATTTTTTGATATACTGGCAGAGTGAAATACAAAGGGTTAGCTACATTCGGTCAAGAATTATATTATGATTATAGCATCCAGGCTATTGAAAAGTTTGCCAATGTCTCTAGCCTTACTGGTTTGCGAGATAAAATCGCTTCGATTCTTCCTCATAAATCCGAATCAACGCGTTGTCGTATAGCTTTAAAAATTATACAACGCTTTTTTAAATCACCAGACGGCAAATCACCATTTTCTGCATTTCTTAAACTAATTTCACGAATGAAAAATGATTCTATTAGGCAAGACCTTTTGTTTTGGAGAACTGCCAGGACCGATTTGTTGATTAGCGCAATTGCATCGGAAATTTTTTATCCATTCTTTGTGCTTCAAAGCCTGCCTGCGAACTATGATGAGCACACATTTCGAATGGATAACATGGCATCTCTCTTCCCCATTGACTCCATTATCACTAGGGACTTGATAATTAAGTACGCAAAGAAGATATGGGGTTTCGAAAGCGAGAAGACGATTACTCTTGCTCTTAGAATTTTGAAGCAGGCGGAGATACTAGACTCGGTCTCAGTTGCTATTGGGAGCCGGCATACTTTAAGCTACTTTCCTCGCCCCCGTATTCCCCACCTGGAGACATTTATTTACTGCTTATACGAAGAACCCCTTTACAGTGGAGCATCTGCAGTTCAGTCATTGGATCGCATCCAAAACGGAGATTTTGCAAAGTTATTCCTCTTGAATCGCCTTCAGATAGATTCCCTCCTTAAAACAGCAGAAAAAGAGGGTTTTATTTGTTTTATAAGCATGCCCGGTAGCCGGCATGTAAAACTTCTTTTTCCAAGCTTAGAAGATCTTGTGGATAAGCTAGTCTCGTAGGGGTGCTGCGAACAACTTGGATTCTTCTATGCAAAATGGCAATTCTTGTTGCCATTTGGAAGCATAGCCGTCAACTGCGCTCTTAGCCATTTGAAATTACAAAAGCCCTTGCATCATCAAGAATATCCAATCTAAATTTGATTGCGCCTCTAAGCTTTTCGAATGATAGAGGAACTAATTTTCCACCTTTTACCTCTTCTAAATGGCAATTTCGAAAGTGAGGTGGCAGGGAAATTGTTAGCTCAACGTTTTTGGCTGAGGTATGCCATGCATATTCATTTTTCGTTTCAAAACCTATGTAATGGTTAGTATTCACTACTACAACTACCAAACTATCTCTTCCACATTGAAGTGCCCGCACCCAAACGTCATTCCCGGAAATAGAAATTGGAATTGGACAACCGATTGAGAGAAATTTAGCTAATGCTTGAACATCCTTGTTTGTGCGACCAACCTCTTCCCAAAGCGGTTTTATATCCGATAGCCCCGTGAACTTTCCTTCCCCAGTTTCGGAAGTCAAGTCAATGAAGTATGCAATTCCCTTAACCCCACATCCTATGGCATAGAATACCATCATGCGCTCTTCCTGCGGTGTTGGTGGACGGTGGCCAAACTTTCGAGCCCCAGCAAGTCCACAAGCCCAGAGAACTGAAACTAGCGGCCTGGGTGTGCACGCATCTCTGGCACAGTCAAGAGCTCTCCATACGTAATCTAGTTGTCTGCCATTCAAGGGCACATATGGATCAGTACAATAAATATCAGCAATCTGGCCATATACAAACCAATTCAAAGGCTTGTAAGTATTGTTTACAAGCAAGAGGTTGGGTGTCCGCGGATCCCTTGCTTTTTGGTAGCGTAATCTCGGCAAAACCTCTGCTTTGGCATTAACACCAAGGCGGTCCATGACTGGCAGATTTTCGGCGCTTGAGAAATCGTGCGCATCCGGCTCATCCTTATTTTGATAAAAAAGAACGCCAGATTGGTTTTCATTCCGTGGTCTACCTTCGCCCACGTTGTATGCGGGGACGTAGTTTAGGCCGGCTTCATCAAGCAAGGGGGAAACGCCTGACGTGAAATAAGTATTTATTCCGTGCGCCTTCGCATCACTTATGCTTTCGGCATCCAAAACGCCGTAGAGGCCAATACAAAAATAATTATCCCATGCACGAACAGGTTGGACCAGCTGCAACCCACCCGGAACCTCAACCTCAATAAGATGATATGAGCCATATTCCCAACTAGGTTTTAGGGCAATCTCTGCCAGCAACAATCCGGATGATTTTGGCCCCTCGGCCCACCTTGCATTCACTTTATATCCATCAAGCTTTACTATCCCTGTCCTGATAGCATTGCCATCTAGCGAACGAATGTACACATACAGCTTGTCTATCTTTGGAGAAAATGAAATAGATTCGATGCGGGCCCTTTTAGCCTTTATTGACACAGGCACTTCAACAATGCCATGTGAACCTGTAATGAACTGAAGGCGGACAATACCTTTTGGAGTGGTTCTAAATCGCACTATACATTCAACCCAGCCGCCGCATTCAACTTCAACCTGCTTAGGCTGATCCCAATTTTTGTCTTCTTTCCAATATGATTCATTTGGAGCCATTAATTTAGGGGATTCTACCTTGTACCAAATTACGCTGCCTGCCTTTTGTGAGTTAGTGACAAGTTTATCGATTGATTTATCATTAATTTTTGACAACCAAATAGTATCCTTTGTTTTCGAATTATTTCGAAGTATTACGTGGACACTTCCCGATGGCTTCATGTGTTTTGGATAAAACTGCTCCTCTTCCGACCATCCTTCACTCCAAATTGTGCCCTCCCATACTTGTGTTTTTGCCCATGGGTTCGCATCTGGGCGCCAATGCGCATCAATTACCTTCCAAGCTGAAACAGGAAGCGCGCTGACAGATACCAATACAATAAGCGTCAAGAATTGCAAACTGATTCGTTTATACATAAATAATCTAATCTCCTCTTTTCATAAAATTGCCTATTTTTGCCATCCCCTCAACTGTTCCTCTGTTATAAATCTAGCTGTGGGATGCTCTGCTGCCCAATCTACCTCTCCAAATCTAATAGTCCCTGATGCGAAGCTGGCGAGAAGCGCACGGCTACCCTTTTCTTTTACGATTTCCACTCCTCCACCCCCACGCCAAAACTCTCTCCCCTTTGAAAAGTTGAAAGAATCAATCCTACTGCCCTCAAAGACCCAGCATCTGATTGGCGTTCCCCGAATTGCAGCATTAACAAGAAGGAACCACCTATCATTTCTAATAAGCAAATTGCTTGATTCCAAGCTCCCCTGGGGGTGACCTCCTTCAAGCCTAGGTTCGTATCCATCAGCTGGGCCTATAAGAATAGGACCATGATCCTCCCAATGTATAAGGTCATCAGTACTTGTCAAAGCAATGCAGGATGCACCTCTTCTCGTATTTGCGGTATAACACATCCATATCTTGCCATCATGTTCAAAAACGTGGGGATCACGACAGCTAGATATGCGGTCTTCACGCCAAAACGACCAATCTCTGTCCTTACACGGTGAAATGGGATTACCATCCCAGCGTTCCCATTCAAACAGGTCTTTACTAAACGCCAAGCCAATATTTTGGGAAATATATCTGTTTACTCCCGTGTACGCCATAACAAATAAGCCGCCATAGCGGAAGACAAACGGCGCCCAAACATGCGCTTCCTCCCATGTCCCAGGACGAATAAGCATAACTGGATCATGAACTTCCCAGTTGAAAAAGTCTTCAGTACTTGCGTGGCCGAAATAAATTTCGTTTCCAGGATAGAATGGGGTTCCCTCTTGAAGCCGGCGTTCAATATAGAAGAAATGATAACGCCCATTATTTTCAATCACGCAAAAGTCGGCAACCTTACCGCTTACTGGTCGAAATCCTACGTTTATTATATCAATCTTCGGATGACGGTAAGCTGCCATTCGCATTTCGAATAATCGCTCTTCAAACTCAATATTGTTCATTGCATTCTTCTTTTTTGAAACTCTTAAGAATCTCGCCAAATTGGTTGCAAATTTGGCGTCTTGAACGCATACAATTTCGCATTTCTCAAGTAGAATCGGAGGCGCACATCATGATTGAAGCGCATGAAGTTTCCCCGTGAAAAGAGGGCCTTAGGCTCCACTTTAAAGTTTACGACAGCACGTATGTGATTTCCCTTGACAGGAATGCAATCATCTTTTGTACATCCTTCGATTGGATTAAAGTTCTTATCGGTTACTTCTACTAGAACTTCTCCCCTGCTTGCATCTACATTTAGCAAAATCCAGGTTGGCCCGATGGGTTTCATAGGAATAGTCGTTATGACGCCTTCCTTTTCGCCAGCCTCCCAGCAGACAAATCCATCACGACGAAGGGTTCCGGTACCTAGTGCTCCATATCCCGCCTGGTAGTGTGGTGCCGATGCTCCACCATACCAAAATCGCATTTTATCGCCCTCGGGATGCGGAGGGTTATTGGTTAAGGCAACATGCTTTGAGTCCCAACTTCCCTCTGGACCTCGTTCTAGCAGTGGCTTCCTATCGCCTACTCTCTGCCATTTTTCAAGATCCCGACTAAGGGCAAGCTGTTCGTGGAGCACCATCTCATTTGTATTGAAAACTAGCAGTTGCCCGAGATAAGCATGGCCGTAAGGGATGATGTACATTAAATATAGATGGGTATCCTCTGGGTCATTTTCATCAGCTTCTAGAATGGTTTGCATGGGAGTCCAGTGAAAGAGGTCTCTGCTCTTACTTAACGCTATATGTCTCTTCCATGGGCGTCCCCATCTGCGGCATAAATTCATGTGTTGGTGGGACCGTGTTGTCATGAGGAAACATTTGCTCACTGGATCAATCGACAGCGAGTGACAATCCCCATCTAAAGGAAGTACAGGAGGGTAATGCATGCGCCACCGAAGTCCGTCTTGACTAAAGCAAACTGTAATGCCTTTAGAGTAGATTGGGTCGTCATAAGCGGCAAATAATGTTGCAACCCAACGGTCTTCTGAATCTGGGGTTCCATAAGGCAAAACATTCCACACTTGTTCAGCAAGCACACATGTGTCATGTGTTGCAGAGTGCTCCATAAAACGAACAATGTTATTATCATAAGAATTATCAAAAAGTACCTCGCGGACAGAAGGCTTTTCCCAATGCACGCCATCGGTGCTCACAGCGTAGCAGCATGACGAACCTTGGTTTGCAAACGGAGAGTAGTTAGCACGGTTTACGATGCGGGTGTAAGCATTATACCAACATTTGAATACTTCTTCGATTGGGTCAAAAACAACAACCGCATAGAAGGGATCTTGAAGTGAGTCGACCTTGCCATTTGGTGCCAGTCCTTCCCAAGGTCTATTCGGCACTATTACTGGCTCGGCATGTTTCTCAATAGGACAAAGCCGGCGTGTGGCATTTTCGCTTTTCTCAATTATCTCTTCGTCTGCCATTAGAAAAAGGTCTGCTTCAGCCCATGTGTGCGCTTGGTTGAGCATATTTCCTCCAGAAATCTTTTTATATGCAATTATGATATTCCTAGCATTTCAAGACGTCAAGCGGATGCATTGACGTTGCCACTTACAATATGCCATACTATGATTTAGACATGGGATAGGTGAGGAACGAAATGAAGGATAGATTTACAAGGCGTGAATTTATTACAGCACTTAGCGCGTCGGCAGCAATGGCATTTGCGCCCAGAACCTTTGCCAGAGATAGCAGCAATCGTTTAAATGTGCTTTTGATAACCGCCGATGATATGAATTTTGACTCCCTTGGCGTTACTGGTTGCAAGGTTCCAGATATTACACCCAACCTAGACGCATTAGCCGCGCAAGGTATGCGTTTCACTCAAGCTCATGTGACAAGTGCAATTTGCCAGCCCAGTCGTTCAGCTCTTATGACAGGCAGATTCCCTCATAGAAACGGTGCCTTGGGATTCCAGCCGATCAATGAAAACGTCCCAACGCTTCAGGAATATCTACAAAAAGCTGGTTATTTAAATGGTATTATGGCAAAAATCGAACACCTTACGCCAAAATGGAAATTTTGCTGGGATGTTGAAATACCTGCAAAAGATCTTGGCAATGGTAGGGATCCAGAGGCATACTACGTTAAATCAAAATCTTTTTTTGAACAAGCTAAGGCCGCAGGGAAGCCATTCTTTCTTATGGCAAACTCAATGGACCCTCATAGACCATTTCCTGGCGCGGAATCTGCTTCTAAAGTCAGCAGAACCTACAAATCTAAAGAAATTACCGTCCCCCCATTCCTACCTGGCGACCTTCCTGATGTTAGGAAAGAACTGGCGCAGTATTATACTGCCGTTCATAGATGCGATGAAACAGTTGGTCAAATTCTTAGAGCACTCAAAGAAACCGGTTTCGAAGAAAATACTATTGTTTTCTTTCTAAGCGACAACGGAATTTCCGAACCATTTGCGAAAACAAACTGCTACTACACTAGCACTGCGACGCCCCTTATTGTGCGCTGGCCTGGAAAAATTAAGCCAGGAACAATTAACGATAAAGACCTTGTTTCAGGCGTTGATTTTATGCCAACAGTGCTTGATGCGCTGGCATTAGACCAAGTTGAAGGATTAGATGGTAGGTCATTTGTTTCGTTGCTAGAAGGCAAATATTCTTCGGGATGGGACAAAGTTTTCACTTTTATTACCAGTACCTCCGCCGGCAACATGTTTCCAATGCGATGTGTTCGAACTAAAAACTTCAGCTACATTTTCAACGCCTGGGCG includes:
- a CDS encoding sulfatase, with amino-acid sequence MKDRFTRREFITALSASAAMAFAPRTFARDSSNRLNVLLITADDMNFDSLGVTGCKVPDITPNLDALAAQGMRFTQAHVTSAICQPSRSALMTGRFPHRNGALGFQPINENVPTLQEYLQKAGYLNGIMAKIEHLTPKWKFCWDVEIPAKDLGNGRDPEAYYVKSKSFFEQAKAAGKPFFLMANSMDPHRPFPGAESASKVSRTYKSKEITVPPFLPGDLPDVRKELAQYYTAVHRCDETVGQILRALKETGFEENTIVFFLSDNGISEPFAKTNCYYTSTATPLIVRWPGKIKPGTINDKDLVSGVDFMPTVLDALALDQVEGLDGRSFVSLLEGKYSSGWDKVFTFITSTSAGNMFPMRCVRTKNFSYIFNAWADGKTTFKNEPMGGLAYKAMAQSSNQKIAERVKFFLYRTPEELYDLRKDPWEQRNLVAEKDYKNTLSKLRLELHKMMEKTKDPLLDVFKAKIGND